The proteins below are encoded in one region of Coffea arabica cultivar ET-39 chromosome 4c, Coffea Arabica ET-39 HiFi, whole genome shotgun sequence:
- the LOC113742554 gene encoding small ribosomal subunit protein uS2-like isoform X2: MATATTQKQLSTKEADIQMMLAAEVHLGTKNCDFQMERYVFKRRNDGIHIINLAKTWEKLQMAARAIVAIENPQDIIVQSARPYGQRAVLKFAQYTHTHAIAGRHTPGTFTNQLQTSFSEPRLLILTDPRTDHQPIKEAALSNIPTIAFCDTDSPMRYVDIGIPANNKGKHSIGCLFWLLARMVLQMRGVIPQGHKWDVMVDLFFYREPEEAKEPQEEEAPAPDYGDFTSAALGVQDSWGTSNIPEGEWTMAAQPPIPPAVPAAGWPGEPVSTDGWEATAAPPTAPGVNPVAPPGGDWE; encoded by the exons ATGGCGACTGCTACTACGCAGAAACAGCTGTCGACGAAGGAGGCCGACATCCAAATGATGTTGGCCGCCGAAGTCCACCTCGGTACCAAAAACTGCGATTTCCAGATGGAGCGCTACGTCTTCAAGCGCCGCAACGACG GAATTCACATCATTAACCTTGCAAAAACATGGGAAAAGCTTCAAATGGCTGCGAGGGCTATCGTTGCGATTGAGAATCCTCAGGACATTATTGTCCAATCTGCCAGGCCATATGGTCAGAGGGCTGTCTTGAAATTTGCTCAGTACACCCATACTCATGCAATTGCTGGGCGCCACACTCCTGGTACCTTCACCAACCAGCTCCAAACCTCATTCAGTGAGCCTCGTCTCCTTATCCTTACAGATCCAAGAACTGATCATCAG CCTATTAAGGAAGCAGCTCTGTCAAACATCCCAACCATTGCTTTTTGCGACACTGATTCCCCTATGCGATATGTTGATATTGGTATCCCTGCTAACAACAAGGGGAAACACAGTATTGGTTGCTTGTTCTGGCTCTTAGCAAGGATGGTTCTACAGATGCGTGGTGTTATCCCACAGGGTCACAAGTGGGACGTTATG GTGGACCTGTTTTTCTACAGGGAGCCTGAGGAGGCCAAGGAACCACAAGAAGAGGAGGCACCTGCTCCAGATTATGGTGACTTTACTTCAGCAGCTCTTGGAGTTCAGGATAGTTGGGGTACTAGCAATATTCCAGAGGGAGAATGGACAATGGCTGCCCAACCTCCCATTCCTCCTGCAGTTCCTGCAGCTGGTTGGCCTGGAGAGCCTG TATCAACTGACGGATGGGAGGCAACTGCTGCACCACCAACGGCTCCTGGAGTTAATCCCGTGGCTCCCCCCGGTGGGGATTGGGAGTAG
- the LOC113742554 gene encoding small ribosomal subunit protein uS2-like isoform X1 codes for MATATTQKQLSTKEADIQMMLAAEVHLGTKNCDFQMERYVFKRRNDGIHIINLAKTWEKLQMAARAIVAIENPQDIIVQSARPYGQRAVLKFAQYTHTHAIAGRHTPGTFTNQLQTSFSEPRLLILTDPRTDHQPIKEAALSNIPTIAFCDTDSPMRYVDIGIPANNKGKHSIGCLFWLLARMVLQMRGVIPQGHKWDVMVDLFFYREPEEAKEPQEEEAPAPDYGDFTSAALGVQDSWGTSNIPEGEWTMAAQPPIPPAVPAAGWPGEPVPAVSTDGWEATAAPPTAPGVNPVAPPGGDWE; via the exons ATGGCGACTGCTACTACGCAGAAACAGCTGTCGACGAAGGAGGCCGACATCCAAATGATGTTGGCCGCCGAAGTCCACCTCGGTACCAAAAACTGCGATTTCCAGATGGAGCGCTACGTCTTCAAGCGCCGCAACGACG GAATTCACATCATTAACCTTGCAAAAACATGGGAAAAGCTTCAAATGGCTGCGAGGGCTATCGTTGCGATTGAGAATCCTCAGGACATTATTGTCCAATCTGCCAGGCCATATGGTCAGAGGGCTGTCTTGAAATTTGCTCAGTACACCCATACTCATGCAATTGCTGGGCGCCACACTCCTGGTACCTTCACCAACCAGCTCCAAACCTCATTCAGTGAGCCTCGTCTCCTTATCCTTACAGATCCAAGAACTGATCATCAG CCTATTAAGGAAGCAGCTCTGTCAAACATCCCAACCATTGCTTTTTGCGACACTGATTCCCCTATGCGATATGTTGATATTGGTATCCCTGCTAACAACAAGGGGAAACACAGTATTGGTTGCTTGTTCTGGCTCTTAGCAAGGATGGTTCTACAGATGCGTGGTGTTATCCCACAGGGTCACAAGTGGGACGTTATG GTGGACCTGTTTTTCTACAGGGAGCCTGAGGAGGCCAAGGAACCACAAGAAGAGGAGGCACCTGCTCCAGATTATGGTGACTTTACTTCAGCAGCTCTTGGAGTTCAGGATAGTTGGGGTACTAGCAATATTCCAGAGGGAGAATGGACAATGGCTGCCCAACCTCCCATTCCTCCTGCAGTTCCTGCAGCTGGTTGGCCTGGAGAGCCTG TCCCTGCAGTATCAACTGACGGATGGGAGGCAACTGCTGCACCACCAACGGCTCCTGGAGTTAATCCCGTGGCTCCCCCCGGTGGGGATTGGGAGTAG